One segment of Panicum virgatum strain AP13 chromosome 1K, P.virgatum_v5, whole genome shotgun sequence DNA contains the following:
- the LOC120704686 gene encoding DDT domain-containing protein DDB_G0282237-like isoform X2 — translation MPLFNRKPFSLLEPPKDLDSKEKVFQIRFTKEIFRDYQEYLKRLNLYRQRVWTCNLSGKSNLTFEEALVSEHNAMEKAQNMPTELMAYVLRMTQYSTLGLHELVNKIYASLLEEVFEGIELHAKKDGSVVPCKILKILDSDGTKMCEVGWLRRDKTLINTSVVKAADLFYRRAPVSRNTLKLFIRDSTTQTIPWVIHENLAKKYGIPTDPPNDMMHYEGLHKKGRKREENGTIENGRKKMKDEGHVPIKYPIDDLLVRPDGDDPALSKRPPLATDFRVPRCSVGDLLMVWDFCLSFGRVLNLSPFLLTDMENAICHKESNVLVVEIHASMFHLLIKDKGDYFTVLQNQKRKLKVSLVTWAEYLCDFLEMTKNEELLSNIATIRRGYYGHIDTDIKLKILHELVEEAIKTSAIREILSERVDQKQALNATRRESIRKGREEQNLNTEIAVKNEESQTDAVKDGNETIDELARGKEEKEKGNVSRSKTEGKRHLVRHVEMEFDKLSIRSSPLGKDRHYNRYWFFRREGRLFVESADSREWGYYSSKEELDALMGSLNVKGIRERALKRQLEKFYNKISNALEKRTKDIVNKMLLEEGVLRRSTRVRAQPKDNPSMAFLKYVNKWKDN, via the exons ATGCCTCTCTTCAATAGGAAACCTTTCTCCTTGCTGGAGCCCCCTAAGGACTTGGATTCAAAGGAGAAGGTGTTCCAAATTCGCTTCACAAAGGAGATATTCCGAGATTATCA AGAATATCTAAAGAGGCTAAACCTCTATCGCCAAAGAGTTTGGACATGTAATTTGTCTGGGAAATCTAATTTAACTTTCGAAGAAGCTTTGGTGTCTGAGCATAACGCGATGGAGAAGGCTCAAAATATGCCAACTGAGCTGATGGCTTATGTTCTTCGGATGACTCAGTACA gcactcTTGGCTTACATGAGCTTGTCAACAAGATTTATGCTAGTCTGCTGGAAGAAGTATTTGAAGGAATAGAGTTACATGCTAAAAAGGATGGTTCTGTGGTACCTTGCAAGATTTTGAAGATTCTAGATTCTGATGGCACAAAGATGTGTGAAGTGGGTTGGCTTCGTCGAGACAAGACGTTGATCAACACATCAGTAGTCAAAGCTGCGGATCTCTTCTACCGGAGAGCGCCTGTTAGCAGGAATACACTGAAGCTTTTTATTAGGGATTCAACAACACAGACTATCCCGTGGGTTATACATGAGAATCTCGCCAAAAAATATGGGATACCTACTGATCCCCCTAACGATATGATG CATTATGAAGGTTTGCACAAGAAAGgtagaaaaagagaagagaatggAACTATTGAAAATGGGAGAAAAAAGATGAA AGATGAaggacatgtgccaattaagtatCCAATCGACGATCTGTTAGTAAGGCCCGATGGAGATGATCCAGCTTTATCTAAAAGACCTCCTCTGGCTACAGATTTTAGAGTCCCAAGATGTTCTGTGGGCGATCTCCTTATGGTATGGGACTTCTGCTTGTCTTTTGGAAGGGTTCTGAATCTGTCCCCATTTCTGCTAACAGATATGGAGAATGCAATTTGCCACAAAGAAAGCAATGTTCTTGTTGTGGAAATACATGCATCCATGTTTCACTTGCTCATTAAGGACAAAGGTGACTATTTCACTGTCCTGCAGAACCAGAAACGGAAGTTAAAG GTAAGTTTAGTAACATGGGCTGAATATCTATGTGACTTCTTGGAAATGACAAAAAATGAAGAACTATTGAGTAACATTGCAACAATAAGAAGGGGTTATTATGGTCATATTGACACTGATATAAAGCTTAAGATCCTCCATGAGCTAGTGGAAGAGGCTATTAAAACCTCTGCCATAAGAGAGATACTAAGTGAGCGGGTGGACCAGAAACAAGCCCTTAATGCAACAAGAAGAGAGAGTATTAGAAAGGGCAGAGAAGAACAAAACTTGAACACTGAAATTGCTGTGAAAAATGAAGAGAGCCAGACAGATGCCGTGAAAGATGGCAATGAGACTATTGATGAGCTGGCTaggggaaaagaagaaaaggagaagggcaATGTTTCTCGAAGCAAGACAGAAGGCAAACGACATCTG GTACGCCATGTTGAGATGGAGTTTGATAAACTATCCATCCGTTCTAGCCCTCTTGGTAAAGACAGACACTACAATAGGTACTGGTTTTTCAGGCGTGAAGGAAGGCTTTTTGTTGAAAGTGCAGATTCCAGAGAATGGGGTTATTACAGCTCCAAGGAAGAG CTTGATGCACTCATGGGTTCGTTGAATGTGAAAGGTATAAGGGAGAGAGCTCTGAAACGGCAGCTAGAGAAGTTCTATAATAAGATAAG TAACGCCTTGGAGAAGCGAACAAAAGATATTGTAAACAAGATGTTACTTGAAGAGGGCGTGCTGCGCCGCTCCACGCGAGTCCGAGCACAGCCGAAGGATAACCCTTCCATGGCATTCCTCAAGTACGTCAACAAATGGAAGGATAACTGA
- the LOC120704686 gene encoding DDT domain-containing protein DDB_G0282237-like isoform X1: MPLFNRKPFSLLEPPKDLDSKEKVFQIRFTKEIFRDYQEYLKRLNLYRQRVWTCNLSGKSNLTFEEALVSEHNAMEKAQNMPTELMAYVLRMTQYSTLGLHELVNKIYASLLEEVFEGIELHAKKDGSVVPCKILKILDSDGTKMCEVGWLRRDKTLINTSVVKAADLFYRRAPVSRNTLKLFIRDSTTQTIPWVIHENLAKKYGIPTDPPNDMMHYEGLHKKGRKREENGTIENGRKKMKKDEGHVPIKYPIDDLLVRPDGDDPALSKRPPLATDFRVPRCSVGDLLMVWDFCLSFGRVLNLSPFLLTDMENAICHKESNVLVVEIHASMFHLLIKDKGDYFTVLQNQKRKLKVSLVTWAEYLCDFLEMTKNEELLSNIATIRRGYYGHIDTDIKLKILHELVEEAIKTSAIREILSERVDQKQALNATRRESIRKGREEQNLNTEIAVKNEESQTDAVKDGNETIDELARGKEEKEKGNVSRSKTEGKRHLVRHVEMEFDKLSIRSSPLGKDRHYNRYWFFRREGRLFVESADSREWGYYSSKEELDALMGSLNVKGIRERALKRQLEKFYNKISNALEKRTKDIVNKMLLEEGVLRRSTRVRAQPKDNPSMAFLKYVNKWKDN, from the exons ATGCCTCTCTTCAATAGGAAACCTTTCTCCTTGCTGGAGCCCCCTAAGGACTTGGATTCAAAGGAGAAGGTGTTCCAAATTCGCTTCACAAAGGAGATATTCCGAGATTATCA AGAATATCTAAAGAGGCTAAACCTCTATCGCCAAAGAGTTTGGACATGTAATTTGTCTGGGAAATCTAATTTAACTTTCGAAGAAGCTTTGGTGTCTGAGCATAACGCGATGGAGAAGGCTCAAAATATGCCAACTGAGCTGATGGCTTATGTTCTTCGGATGACTCAGTACA gcactcTTGGCTTACATGAGCTTGTCAACAAGATTTATGCTAGTCTGCTGGAAGAAGTATTTGAAGGAATAGAGTTACATGCTAAAAAGGATGGTTCTGTGGTACCTTGCAAGATTTTGAAGATTCTAGATTCTGATGGCACAAAGATGTGTGAAGTGGGTTGGCTTCGTCGAGACAAGACGTTGATCAACACATCAGTAGTCAAAGCTGCGGATCTCTTCTACCGGAGAGCGCCTGTTAGCAGGAATACACTGAAGCTTTTTATTAGGGATTCAACAACACAGACTATCCCGTGGGTTATACATGAGAATCTCGCCAAAAAATATGGGATACCTACTGATCCCCCTAACGATATGATG CATTATGAAGGTTTGCACAAGAAAGgtagaaaaagagaagagaatggAACTATTGAAAATGGGAGAAAAAAGATGAAGAAAG ATGAaggacatgtgccaattaagtatCCAATCGACGATCTGTTAGTAAGGCCCGATGGAGATGATCCAGCTTTATCTAAAAGACCTCCTCTGGCTACAGATTTTAGAGTCCCAAGATGTTCTGTGGGCGATCTCCTTATGGTATGGGACTTCTGCTTGTCTTTTGGAAGGGTTCTGAATCTGTCCCCATTTCTGCTAACAGATATGGAGAATGCAATTTGCCACAAAGAAAGCAATGTTCTTGTTGTGGAAATACATGCATCCATGTTTCACTTGCTCATTAAGGACAAAGGTGACTATTTCACTGTCCTGCAGAACCAGAAACGGAAGTTAAAG GTAAGTTTAGTAACATGGGCTGAATATCTATGTGACTTCTTGGAAATGACAAAAAATGAAGAACTATTGAGTAACATTGCAACAATAAGAAGGGGTTATTATGGTCATATTGACACTGATATAAAGCTTAAGATCCTCCATGAGCTAGTGGAAGAGGCTATTAAAACCTCTGCCATAAGAGAGATACTAAGTGAGCGGGTGGACCAGAAACAAGCCCTTAATGCAACAAGAAGAGAGAGTATTAGAAAGGGCAGAGAAGAACAAAACTTGAACACTGAAATTGCTGTGAAAAATGAAGAGAGCCAGACAGATGCCGTGAAAGATGGCAATGAGACTATTGATGAGCTGGCTaggggaaaagaagaaaaggagaagggcaATGTTTCTCGAAGCAAGACAGAAGGCAAACGACATCTG GTACGCCATGTTGAGATGGAGTTTGATAAACTATCCATCCGTTCTAGCCCTCTTGGTAAAGACAGACACTACAATAGGTACTGGTTTTTCAGGCGTGAAGGAAGGCTTTTTGTTGAAAGTGCAGATTCCAGAGAATGGGGTTATTACAGCTCCAAGGAAGAG CTTGATGCACTCATGGGTTCGTTGAATGTGAAAGGTATAAGGGAGAGAGCTCTGAAACGGCAGCTAGAGAAGTTCTATAATAAGATAAG TAACGCCTTGGAGAAGCGAACAAAAGATATTGTAAACAAGATGTTACTTGAAGAGGGCGTGCTGCGCCGCTCCACGCGAGTCCGAGCACAGCCGAAGGATAACCCTTCCATGGCATTCCTCAAGTACGTCAACAAATGGAAGGATAACTGA